The proteins below come from a single Dendropsophus ebraccatus isolate aDenEbr1 chromosome 15, aDenEbr1.pat, whole genome shotgun sequence genomic window:
- the LOC138774026 gene encoding P2X purinoceptor 7-like — translation MGTVVESVCCQEIPNVKKNVGSSCICEESFFIFFVLNEQSANAHMRMLYPHPPPDALKNRHIRKACYKSFSSWIHGYLGHGNRRPIPSCAVGKIRETYPDPDGMYTGFMFTSEGPAEWLDVD, via the exons ATGGGAACAGTTGTAGAATCAGTCTGCTGTCAGGAGATcccaaatgttaaaaaaaacgtaGGATCCTCCTGCATCTGTGAAGAATCcttcttcattttttttgttttgaacgAACAGTCAGCTAATGCGCACATGCGAATGCTATATCCACACCCGCCTCCTGATGCGTTAAAAAATag GCACATCCGTAAAGCCTGTTATAAAAGTTTCAGTTCATGGATCCACGGTTATCTAGGCCATGGAAACAGGAGGCCAATACCGTCCTGCGCAGTAGGGAAAATCCGTGAGACATATCCAGACCCAGATGGAATGTATACAGGCTTTATGTTTACCTCGGAGGGGCCAGCCGAGTGGCTGGAtgttgattaa